In Gimesia panareensis, the genomic window TCGTGCGTGCATGTCATCAATTTCCAGGGCCTGATCCACGGTTTTCAACCCGGCGTCGTATTGTTTGAGCGTGTTCTGGGTATTGGCCTTGGCCAGATACGCGGGTACCAGCAGTTCATCAATGCTGATCGCGGTATCGTATTCTTCGAGGGCCTCCTTGTATTCCTTGCGGCGGTGCAGCTGTTCGCCTTTTTTAAGATAAAAGTTTCCCGGAGAACGCTGATAAATATTGTCCATGGCGTTCTGAGCGGCGCGCTTTTTGTCCGCATTTGTCCCGGCCAGCCTCGCTTCCATAATGGTGCGGCGGGCTTCCGGAGTGCCGATCGTGGACAGGGCACCAAAGATGGTGTTCCATGTCGAGGACTTACTGGCCTTGTCCAGACCTTCTGCCAGCACCTGGACAGCCTCTTGCGTACCGGAATTTTTCAGTCCGGAGACAGCGCCATTTACAATTGTGTGATTGCTGTCAGTCAGTGCCTGTTTTGCCAGTTCGAAGAACTGGGGAGACTCCAGTTTCTGGAGCGTCGAGAGGATCAGCAGTTTTTCGGTGGGTAAAGCACGGGGATAGTATGCGAGAAACCTGGCTTCGACCGATTCATCGCCGATGGAAGCGATTGTTTTAATCAGCGAGATTTTCAGGCCGGCATCCAGTTTGTCTTTCTCCAGATGCTGGAACAGCAGCGGAATGGCCCGGGGGTCTTTCATGCGGTCAATGAAGGTCAGCATTTCGGTAGTGGGGGCCGACTGCTGCAGCTGTTGCAGCACATAATCCATGGCCAGCGATTCACTGGCGTTGTCCCGGCGTTTGATCAGTTCCTGAAAGGCGACCTGGCGAATTTCTGCCTGGGGAGACTTCAACGCGTTGCTGAGCACTTCGAAGAGTCTGGGGTGGCCGTTCAGCACCAGCGCGCGAATCGCCGCCTGGCGCAGTTCCTGATTGTCGCTGTCCAGATACTCATAAATGGCCGCCCCCCACTCGGGACGGGGATTACGGGCGATGACTCCAATGATGATTTTCTGCGATTCAGGAGGATGCGATTTCAGGATCTTGAGCAGTGCCTGCTGACCGCCGGAGTAACGGGATTCTGCCAGGCTGGCGATCGCCATTTCAAACAGGGGCCCCGGGGGCGTCTGTGCGACTTCCACCAGCTTCTGAAATGCGCGGGGGTCTCCCAGGTAACGCAATGCATACAGGGCTGCTTCCTGAACGCGGGGGTTCTTATGGGAAGTCAGCTCCAGGACCAGCGGGAGCTCTGCATTGGTTAACTGCCGTCCCCCGCTGATCAGGGCGGCGACTTTGATGGCTGGTGAACCTTCGCGGATCTGTTCGGCAATTTTTTCACGGGGGAGCACTTCCATTGCGCTGTCGAGTGCAGCATGAATGGCGGCTTCTTCGGTGGCATGAGTCACCTGGGGCGCTGGTCCACCCAGGTAAGGCACACTGACGTCTTTAAAAGCTTCTCCCGACAGGTGCAGTTCTGTGATGACAGCAGGAAACAGAGGGAAGGGCACACCCATGACGGTATTCGTCCCCAGGGAGGCTGCGATCCGGGGTAACCATTGTTTGACATTCGGTTCGATCTGAGTCTGCTGATCTGGAAAGTAGAGAACAAAGCGTTTGATATTCTTGAGGGTCAGTTCATCCACCAGCTTGACCAGACTGCCGACATTGATCGAATTCAATTCCCCGGTGATGGTCAGTTCTGCCAGGCAATGGCTGGGGCCCAGTAACTGTGTTTTGTATTTGAGCTTTCCCAGTTCAAAACGATTCACGTTCAGCACGAGAGGCTGACCGTCTACAGTCACATGAAATTCAAAATCCGAAATCCGGGGGCCGGCCGGCAGATCTCCCAGCACGATCCATAAGCTTCCCTGTTTGCCGGGAGGAACTTCGACGGCATCCTCAAATTTCAACTTATTGAGTTGCAGGTTCTTTTTTCCCAGCGAGACACTTTGGTTGCTGAGATTTGAGGGTAGACCGGCAAAGGGATGTGGCTGGCCATCCACGAATGCTTTGACCTGTTCTCGCTCCAGCTTCACCGTTTTGGAACTGTCGTTAACGAGGGTGAGCTGCGTCAGTAAATAATGGTAACCATAGGGAGCCCGATTATACCTGATGCCTTTCAGGGAATCTTCGAGGACCAGGAACAGTTTTGATTCCTTCGTCAGGGGGGGCTGATGTGCCGGTTTTTGATTACGGCTTTTTAAGAGGGCTTCGATCTCATTCAGGTTCTGGCGGAACCGGGCATTCGTCTGATTCTGTTCTCCCGCTGAACGAACCGGTTGGATGGGACTCTTCGTTTGCGCGGTGACCAGGGAGGGCATCAGCAGGCACGCGATCAGACAGAGTGTCACACTGCGGGAAAAATCGAATCGAATTTGCATACGGTGCTTCTCCGCTTTATCAGACAATCACTTTACCGGCCCGAATTTCGATCCAGGTCTTAATTTCCGATTCGGGGGGCAGAACCCGCAGGCCGGTTTCCTGTGCTTCATCCCTCAGATTGATGGCATTGGTCACGCAGGTATAAGGCTCCAGGCAGATACAGTTCCGCTCGGGAGGGGTGAAGACCACCAGTTCGGAGAACATGCTGTCATAGTCCTGGGTGACCACCAGGCCCGACTGTTCGTCCATGATCAGACATTCGTACTGCTCGATGTCTTCCGGCAGGCCGCTGAGAATATCATCGGCTTTGAGCTGGTCGAACCAGGCTCCTTCGCGCAGGTCGCGGGCAGGCTGGATCGGTTGTTTGTCGCCTGTGGGCAGGCAGTCGGAGAGGATCCACTCTTCCGTTGCCGGCGATTCAATCAGACAGTTTTTCAGGCTCCCCTGCTCCGAGAGAGGGACTTTGAAATAAGGGTGGGTGCCCAGTCCCCAGGGGATGGAAGTTGTACCAGGATTCCCGATCCGGAAGTCAGCTCGCAGGGTCGCTCCTTTGACTTCGTACCGGACTTCGATGAAGACATCTCCCGGCCAGTAAGGCAAACGTTGTTTTCCATCGATGCTCAGCTGAAACTGGGCGATGGCGAATGATTCTTCATGGGCAATCACGCGCCAGGGCAGGTCCAGGCAGAAGCCGTGAATGGCGTTCCCGGTTTTATCGTGATAGGTATTTTCGGGCGGTAGTTCATAGGTGGTCCCTTCCCACTGGAAGCGGCCTTTGGCAATCCTGTTGGGAAAAGGAAACAGAATCGGGATCCCGCTGCTGCTGGGGCGTTGTGCGCCGGTCTCGAATTCGGGATGGGAGTCGATCACGTCGATGCATTTTCCATCTACCATCGCCTGGAACTGGTAACAGTTGAATCCCAGTTCAGGGAGGATGCGAGCTGTGGAGCCGGTTTCCGGATCAGTAATCTGCAGGGGCGTCATAGATTGAAGTCGATTCGTTTCTGGGTGTTATTCAGGGAGAGTAGTCTGTGTACGAACCAGGGAGCTCAGTTCCATTCCGGATGGGCTGTTTCCTGAGGAAGAAAACGTCGTTCTTCCATCGCCCGGCCATGCAGGATGTCCCACAGTTCGTAGGGGTCAATTTCGAAAATATCTGCTGCGGTGGCAGGGGTCGTGAGCCAGTCCATCCGATAGATTTCGGATTCGAGCTGCAGTGGTGCCCAGCCTGCGCATCCGAAGAAAATGCGAAAGTCCAGATTGGGATCACCTTCGGAGATCCGCCAGACCACCTGTTCGAAAACTTCCGGGCTGCTGCCCATGAACAGATCGGGAACGATGGCATCGTTCGCTTTTTCCAGATCGCCGGCATTGTGCAGGGCGAACATGCCGTTCGGCTCCACTGGGCCACCCATAAAAACGAGGTCTTCCAGTTTGGGCATGTCGAAGTATCTGGACAACGCGTTGGTGATCGAAAACGAGGATGGACGATTCACAATCAGACCGGTGGCGCCCTGTTTGTTATGTTCCACAATCAGTACGACCGATCGGTAAAAATTCTGATCATTGAGTTTCCGGGATGCGATTAAAAAGTGTCCCTTTAACGATTTCAGCATAAAGCGAATTCTTCTCCTGTTGTTCAGAACGGAATTCCGGAATGGTCGGGGAAATTTCCCCGAGTGCACAAAAAGTATTATATCTGGACAAAAGCTGAAAAAACAGAGTTAGATTTCTGACCCGTAAACGCCCTTCCTGTGTCAGGGAGATATCTTAAGGGTTGCGCAGATTATGACCCGGTCGGGGTGAGGGATACCCCATTCGCCGTTTTTTCATAAAAACTCTATTCCAACTTGAACAGATGTAAGGTAACCTGTTGGTAGAGTTTTACTTGTCATTAATGCGCTGACTTATTGTATTCCTGGTTCAGGTGGTTTAATCACGATGAATACGAAACGAAAACTCTCAATCCTGTCTTGCGTGGTGTGTGCATTATTTCTCTCACAGACACTGAAGACAGAAGCCGAAGAGGAAAGCTACGAACGGTTCACGGTCCGCACCTGGAGTTTCCGGGACGGCTCGGAAGCTAAGGGGAAGCTCATCGTGGTGAGCGGCTCGCAGGCGACATTGCGCCTGGACGGGCAGGGGACCGTGCGTGTTCCTCTGGAGAAGTTGAGTGTCAAAGATCTCAACTGGCTCTACGAATATCACAAGCGCCGCAAACAGCTGAGTTTCCTGCCGGAAGAATACCGCAAGCCGCAGACCGAATCGTCTGTCCCGGAAAAGAAAAGCGATCCCCCCGCCAGCAAAGAGTCTACGCCGGCACCGGTCGAAATGAAGACTCCGGTTACCCCTGAAACGAAAATGACGACAGAGACTGACAAGGGGGAAGAGTCGTATAAACCATTTACGTCGCGTGTATGGACTTTCAAAGACGGCAGCAGTTACAAAGCCAAGTATGTCTCCCTCAATCCCAAGGAGCTGCAACTGATCAAAGAACCGGCTCAACTGGTCCGGATTCCCCTGGATCAGTTGTCGGAGAAAGACATGCAGTGGCTGTTCGAATATCACCGCCGGAATAATCTGCTGGGGCTGTTGCCCAGTGAGATGCAGTCAAAAGCCAAAGCGATGGCAGCGGAACTGGGGCTTTCCACGGAAGCACGAACATTGCCACCCGCGATGGCCGGGCTCGGTAAACCTGCCGCCGCTGACGACGATCCGAATGTGATCAAAGCCAATACGGAAATCGATCCCAAACTGAAGGAAGCGCTGACCGGCTATCGCGTCTGGACTGATAAAAAGGGACAGAAGTCCGAGGCCCGTTTTCTCAGTCTCGACGGGCGGGAAATTCGTTTTTCAGCACGTCCCGGGACGAACTCGGGATTTGGCATGATCAGTATTCCGGTGGGAACCCTGATCGACGAAGACCTGGAGTTGCTGCGTGAAGCTTTGAAAATGCAGGGCCGAATGGATGAACTTCCCCTGGCTTACCGGGAACCGCTGGACCCGAACCTTTCGCCGCGGAAGCTCAAACAGTTGTTGCGGGTCAACTTTCACCGCAAATGGACTGACATTAGCGGGAATTCCGTCGCAGCTTCCTACGTAAAAATGATAGATGGAATGGTCACCTTGCTCATCACCCAGAGTGGTACGACGCAGGAATTTCCTTACGATAAGTTTTCGCCTGAAGATCAGGAATATGTTCAGGAGCGTCTGAAGAAAGAAGTCGCTGGTAACTTTTTTCCTGAAAATGCAGATACGATGCTGACTCCTGAAGAGCAGGAAAAAGAATTCCGGGTCTGGACTGACCGGAAGAATCGCCAGATCAAAGGTAAGTTTGTGAGGCTGGCTTATGGTGATTCGGTAGCCGTATTGAATACGGGAACGAAAGAGGAACTGTTTATCGCGGAATTTTTCAGTGATCCGGATCTGAGTTTGATCAAGCCGCGTAAGCAGAAACAACAGGATCAGCTGACGATGAATGAAGGAGGCAACCCGAACGCTTCCGGAGCAGGTGCGATGCAGCCAGGCAGTGCACCTGCGATGCAGCCAGGTAGTGGCCTGCAGAAAGCAATGGAAGCCGCGCGTCAATTCCAGGAAGAACAGAAACGGAAGCGGGAAGAAGAAATGGCGGCGCGGCGCAATCAGGTTTCCCCACCGGCTTCCGATTCAGATTCAGCCCCCGCTACTGCACCACAATTGGCTCTCGACCAATACGAAGGGGTATGTCCGGTCTGTGGCGAAACCGTCAGGCAGCCGACGCCCTTCTTCACCAGCTGTCCACACTGCGGTGCTAAAGAAGGAGATACAATCTATCAGTGCAGGGACTGCAACCGGAAATTTGCCCTGAGTGGTAATGCGGGGGCGACCACACGCTGTCCCCATTGTAATAATTCAGGAGGCAGCTTCACCGGCAATATCAGATTCTGGGGGGGACTCGTCAAGCTGGTGATTATCCTGATCCTGTTTGCAGGCGGCTACTACGGATACAACAACCGCTAGTCGCTCTCTGATCTGTGTGTATCGTCATGTCTCCCACTCAGATCGGGTCCGTTCTGCAACGACGGACCCGATACTGTAGACGTTACTCACAGTCGATCAGCACCGGAAATCAGGGACGCTGATTCAGTACGGGCAGCTCTTTGGAAGTCTGCATCTGCTGAGCAGATTCCGGATCGACGTAGTCGCTGTGGCAGGCTGCTTTGTCCTGTTCGCCGGTCATTTCTTTCTTGACCTTGGAAGCCAGCTTGTGAATCTGGTCCGGGCTGAGGACGCCCCGTTTTTCCAGGATCTCCTGCTGTTCCGCTGTCAGCGGCAGTGATTTCTTTGCTTTATCCCAGGCATAGTCTTCCGATTTGCCCGACATAAACTCCTGGATTTCCTTGGAGATCCGCACGCTGCACCAGTCGTGTCCGCACATCGCACAGAAGTCGGTGTCGACGTCGAGGTCTTCGTCGTGCAGGGCCCGGGCGGTGTCCGGGTCGAAGCTGAGTTCGAAATGCTTTTCCCAGTTAAGGGCAGCCCGGGCTTCGGTCAGTTCATCGTCCCGGTTACGGGTGCCGGGAATACCCAGGGCGACATCCGCTGCGTGGGCGGCGATCTTGTAGGCGATGCAGCCCTGTTTGACGTCGTCTTTCTTGGGCAGACCAAGGTGTTCCTTGGGAGTCACGTAGCAGAGCATGCTGGCACCGTGATATCCGGCGGCGGTCGCACCGATGCAGCTGGTGATGTGGTCGTAACCGGGGAAAATGTCTGTTACCAGGGGCCCCAGAACGTAGAACGGAGCACCATGACAGAGCTTTCGCTGGACCTTCATGTTGAATTCGATCTGGTCGAACGAAATGTGGCCGGGACCTTCAATCATGACCTGCACGCCTTTTTTCCAGGCACGTTCGGTCAGTTCGCCCAGCACGCAGAGTTCTGCCAGCTGTGCCCGGTCGGTTCCGTCGGCCAGGCCACCAGGTCGCAGGCCGTCGCCGATGGAGAAGCTGACGTCGTATTCCCGCATGATGTCGCAGATGTCATCCCAGAGATCGTACATCGGGTTCTGTTTTTGATTGTGGATCATCCACTTGGCCAGCAGCGATCCGCCGCGGCTGACGATGCCGATCAGACGCTGGGCTACGAATTCGAGGTGTTCCCGCAGGACGCCGGCGTGGATGGTGAAGTAGTCGACCCCCTGTTTGGCCTGGTGCTGGAGCATCTGCAGGATGCTGGCGTGATCCAGGTCTTCCAGTCGACGGGCGATGATCATGGAATAAATCGGCACGGTTCCAATGGGCACGCTGCTGTTCTGGATGATGGCCTGGCGACAGCCGTCAATATCGCCGCCGGTGGAGAGGTCCATGACCGTGTCGGCGCCCCATTGCTGAGCCCATTTCAGTTTTTCGATTTCTTCGTCTGTGCCTGAGGAAACCGGTGATGCACCCATGTTGGCGTTGACCTTGGTTTTGGAGGCACGACCGATGGCCATGGGATCGAGCTGGTAACCCAGGTGCACCTTGTTGGCGGGAATGATCATCCGGCCGGCGGCAACTTCATCGCGGATCTGTTCTGCGGTCAGATGCGGTTCGCGTTCGGCAACCCGTTCCATTTCGGGAGTGATGGTGCCGCAACGGGCGAATTCGAGCTGGGTGACCGGCAGGAAGTCGGCCGGGGGCGTCCAGGCGTCGGCAGTTTCGTAATTTTCTTCGAATCCCGGTTTGAGTTCCCAGCCGGCGGGCATGAAGTCCCAGGCGGTTTTGTCGGAGGCGTCCGGCATACCCGGTGTATCAGGTGAGGAGAAGGTCAGGGCGCCTTTGACGCCCGGGGCGATCTGTGGCGGATTGGCAAAACTTCCCGGATTGGTCTGCTGGCCCCGCGTCGAGGGATTCCCTCCAATGGGTGGCAGTGAGTACAGCAGGTCATACGAAGAGGAGGAGTTGGTCATACTAATAGCATCCTTACAAAATCTGATGCGGTCATTGAGTCTGTTTGATGGTCTGTCAGATTCTGAGCGAATCCGGATCAGAAACGAGATCTGCCAGCAGTTCTACTGCCTCGAACGGGAAATCGTCATGGTTTCTGGAGTATATAGTAGTGACCTGACGGCTTTTTTCAAACTGACTGGATGATAAGTCTGGGTGGTTTCCCATTGAAACGCGCTTTGGTTATGATCTGGTCTGTTGAAAAGCAGCTCTGTGCGACTCAATTCTCTCACTAAATCAGGCCAGGATCCGCACAGGGATCCCATAGATTCAAGGTTCGACATGCAGTACGACGTTTATGGTGTGGGTAACGCTCTCGTTGATATTCAAGCACGGGTATCCGATGCGACACTGGAAAAACTGGGTTATGCCAAAGGGATTATGACCCTGGTCGATGAAGAGGCTCAGCAGAAAGTGCTGGGCGAACTGGATGGCGCACCGCTGTCGCAGTGTGCCGGGGGGTCTGCAGCGAACACCATCCTGGGCATCGCTGATTTTGGCGGCAAAGCTGCCTACGCGGCAAAAGTGGGTAGCGACATGCTGGGCGAATTTGATCTGGCGGACATGCGAAAACTGGGGGTCACCATCGAAGTCCCTCCTGCTGCGGAAGGACAGACCGGAACCTGTGTGATTCTCATTACTGATGACGCACAGCGGACCATGCTCACCAATCTGGGGGTCTCTGCGACGCTCAGCCCCGAGGACATCCACGAAGAACATATCAAGCAGTCCAAATATGTGTATGTCGAAGGCTACCTCTTCACAGGTGAGACACAGAAAAAAGCCGCTTACCATGCGATCGAGCTGGCCAAGAAGCATAACGTGAAGGTGGCCTTTACCGTTTCTGATCCGTTCCTGATCAACCTGTTCCGGGACGAGTTTCAGGAGCTGATTGAAGGTCCCGTCGATCTGCTGTTCTGCAATCTGGAAGAAGCCCGCAGTCTGACCGGCAAACACGATGCCGTCGACTGTGCCCACGTGATTCATCATCACGTTCCCAACCTGGCACTGACATTGGGAGGCGACGGTTCGATTCTAATGCACGAAGGCAAAGTGATTCCCATTGAAGGAGTCGAGACAGACGCTATCGATACCACCGGTGCCGGCGACATGTATGCGGCCGGCATTCTGTACGGCATTACCAACGGTCTGACCTGGCACCAGTCCGGGCACCTGGCCTCACACGCAGCCGCCCGCATTGTCTCGCAGCTGGGCGCGCGACTGAAGAATCCTTTTACTCAGGATGAAATCAAGGAACTGCTCAGTTGATATGACGCAAAACCATTACCCCCTCTTCGTACGACGCGATCTGGATGGTTTTTTCGCATTGATGATCGACAACCTGGTCCAGCTGCTGCTGATTGTGGCACTGTGCGGGCTGTGTGGGATCAGTGCTGATTCGGATATTCTACTGCAATACATTCTGCCCGGCGCCGCCTTGAGTATCCTGGTGGGAAATATCTTTTATGCCTGGCAGGCGCATCAGCTGGCGAAAAAAGAGAACCGCAGCGATGTCTGTGCTCTGCCATACGGGATCAACACACCCTCACTGCTGGTCTATATTTTCTTTGTGATGGTGCCCGTGTACCAGCGGACCAACAGTGCGGAAGCAGCCTGGCAGATGGGACTGCTGGCCTGCTTCGGGAGCGGCGTGATTGAATTTCTGGGGGCCTTTGTGGCGGACCGGGTCCGCCGGCTGACGCCCCGGGCGGCACTGCTTTCGACTCTGGCGGGAATCGCGATCGGATTTATCTCGATGACGTTCGCGCTGAAAATCTACCAGCGTCCGATGATTGCAATGCTGCCGGCCGCTGTCGTGCTGTTGACGCTGTTTTCACAGGCAAAACTTCCTTTTCGCATACCGGGCGGATTGCTGGCGATCATTGTGGGCACAATCTGCGCCTGGGTACTGCCCGAAGTGATTCCCGGTATGATGGAAGGAGCTCCCATGAGTACCGAGGCCATCAAAACCGCCTGGGGTCAGTGGGGCTGGTATCCGCCGCACTTTGCCGGCGGTGCCCTCTGGGAACTGCTGAAACAGCCGAGTGAATGGGTAGGTTACATGTCGGTGATTTTTCCGATGGGCCTGTTTAATGTCATCGGCAGTATGCAGAACATCGAATCTGCAGAAGCAGCTGGTGACAGCTATCCCGCCAAGCCCTCGATGCTGGCCAATGGTGCCGGGACGATTGTGGCTTCACTGTTGGGCAGCTGTTTTCCGACAACGATTTATATTGGTCATCCCGGCTGGAAAGAGATGGGATCGCGGGCCGGTTATTCGACGCTGAACGGAATCTTTTTCATGTTGATCTGTCTGACAGGGACGACGGGCGTGATCAGCAACATCATTCCACTGGAAGCCGGGATCGCGATTGTACTCTGGATCGGAATGGTGATCACGGCTCAGGCGTTTAATGCTTCACCGTCACGTCACGCACCCGCGGTGGCCCTCGGTCTGTTTCCAGCGATCGCTGCCTGGGGGATGACGGTGATGCAGGGGACATTGATTGTCGGTGGGGGCAAGACGCTGCAGGAGATTCTATCCGCGAATCTGTTTACCGAGGTCAACGGCTTTCTGATCCACGGGCTGGTCGTGATGGAGCGAGGCTTCATTTTTACCTGTATGATCCTGGCAGCGATCTGTGCCTGCCTGATCGATGGCAAATATCGCTCGGCAGCGGTCTGGTCAGTGATCGCGGCCCTGTTCGCATTTCTGGGGCTGACGAACGCCTATGAAATTGTGGGGAACGACATCCACTTTCGGCTGGCGTTTACTGATGTGAACAGTAAGGCTCTCACCTTCCGCGCGACGGGAATCGGCGTCGGCTACCTGTTGTTCGCAGCGACCTTCCTGATATTGGGCGGACTCCGCGATGCAGAGCCACCCCCCGAAGCGGAGCTGCCGAATCCTCAACCGGAAATTGGTCACTAAACTATCTCAGCTGAGACAGCGAGCACGATTTATTTCTGCGTCGGTGCTTCATAAATCCGTACGTTACGGAACTGGCTCTCGGCCCGGGCAATCACATCTTCATCGGCAATGAAGTGCAGGTAACGGTATTTCCCGGTCAGATAGCGGCCGACGCGGATTCGGAATCGTTTCCAGCCGGTTCCCGAATACGTATTGAACTGCTGCCCGATGTGGGACCAGGCTTCGTAGCCGTAAATCTGGAACGTATGATTCTGTTTGTCGTACTTCCGGTCGGCGTCAAAGCCGAAGCCGTGGATCTGCCCTTCATGCGAGGAGCGGAAGTCGAACTCGATCACCGTGTTGGGGGTGATTTCCTGGTTCACTTCCACGCTCTTCCAGGCGTTCCCCCACAGGCGGATGCCTTTGCCGTTTTCAATCAGCTGGTAGTCAGTAGGGAGTTCGTACTGGCCGTCCTGAAAACTGTAGGGCAGGATTTCAGCCGACGCAAAATCAATCGCTGGGATATCGCCGGGCGGATCAGCGACGGAGAACTGGCTGCGGGTCGGGAAGGCACTCTGATCAGCCAGGAGTCGCTCCTGCAACTGACCCTGACTGTCGAACACAATCGCTTCGCCGGCTTTCACCAGCAGCGGTTTGTCAGGGACCTGTTCCTGAGATATATCTTCATCGGGGCGGGACTGCGACTGTGAGACCTCGACGCTTCCTTCAAAGACGTGCAGTTCCGTCTGGTTGTCCGGGTTGATCGCCAGTCCGAAGTTGGCGGATTGAGAAAGGATCGTCAGGTCGGCAGTGGTCAGGGTAAAGTCATGCTTACGCGACGTTCCCACGACTGCCAGTCGTCCCGATTTGAGATAAGCGCGGCTGTCTGAGTTGAGTCCCAGTTCGGCGGGGCCCTGCAGGGCAATCGTGGTGCCTCCCAGGAAGTCGATCAGGGCGCGTCCCGATTTCAGTTTGAGCCAGCCGGGGACCAGCGGTTTGCTCACATCCTGCGTCCATTCGGTCCGTTCCCAGACGGTATTGTGTTCTTCAATGATCATGGCGGCGGGCACACCGTCGCTGGAGTCGATCCGCGCGATGGCCTGA contains:
- a CDS encoding NCS2 family permease, with the translated sequence MTQNHYPLFVRRDLDGFFALMIDNLVQLLLIVALCGLCGISADSDILLQYILPGAALSILVGNIFYAWQAHQLAKKENRSDVCALPYGINTPSLLVYIFFVMVPVYQRTNSAEAAWQMGLLACFGSGVIEFLGAFVADRVRRLTPRAALLSTLAGIAIGFISMTFALKIYQRPMIAMLPAAVVLLTLFSQAKLPFRIPGGLLAIIVGTICAWVLPEVIPGMMEGAPMSTEAIKTAWGQWGWYPPHFAGGALWELLKQPSEWVGYMSVIFPMGLFNVIGSMQNIESAEAAGDSYPAKPSMLANGAGTIVASLLGSCFPTTIYIGHPGWKEMGSRAGYSTLNGIFFMLICLTGTTGVISNIIPLEAGIAIVLWIGMVITAQAFNASPSRHAPAVALGLFPAIAAWGMTVMQGTLIVGGGKTLQEILSANLFTEVNGFLIHGLVVMERGFIFTCMILAAICACLIDGKYRSAAVWSVIAALFAFLGLTNAYEIVGNDIHFRLAFTDVNSKALTFRATGIGVGYLLFAATFLILGGLRDAEPPPEAELPNPQPEIGH